One genomic segment of Methanothermococcus okinawensis IH1 includes these proteins:
- a CDS encoding diphthine--ammonia ligase, protein MKIASLYSGGKDSAYALWWALNQGWDVKYMVNVVSKNKESYMFHIPNVELTDLVSESAGIPLIKVITKGEKEKEILDLKKALEKLNIDGVVSGALASEYQRTRIDHICEELGIKSFAPLWHKNQELILRDTSKFFDFRIVSVAAYGLGKEWLGKRITDENIEKLLKIMEKYQINKAFEGGEAETFVFDAPFFNKKIEILDYEIIWDGISGFYIVKDAKLVDK, encoded by the coding sequence TTGAAAATAGCTTCATTATATTCTGGTGGAAAAGATTCTGCCTATGCACTTTGGTGGGCATTAAATCAAGGCTGGGATGTTAAATATATGGTTAATGTAGTTTCTAAAAATAAAGAGAGTTATATGTTTCATATTCCAAATGTAGAATTGACGGATTTGGTTTCTGAAAGTGCTGGAATTCCATTAATAAAGGTTATTACAAAAGGAGAGAAAGAAAAGGAAATATTGGACTTAAAAAAAGCATTGGAAAAGTTAAATATAGATGGTGTCGTTAGCGGAGCTCTGGCAAGTGAATACCAAAGAACAAGGATAGACCATATATGTGAGGAGCTCGGAATAAAATCCTTTGCTCCACTATGGCACAAAAATCAAGAGTTAATATTACGAGATACTTCAAAGTTCTTCGATTTTAGAATTGTTAGTGTGGCAGCCTATGGACTTGGCAAAGAATGGCTTGGAAAAAGAATAACTGATGAGAATATTGAAAAACTACTTAAAATTATGGAAAAATACCAAATAAATAAAGCATTTGAAGGCGGAGAAGCTGAAACATTTGTTTTTGATGCTCCATTTTTTAATAAAAAGATAGAAATTTTAGATTATGAAATAATTTGGGACGGCATAAGTGGATTCTATATTGTTAAAGATGCCAAATTAGTTGATAAATAA
- the purQ gene encoding phosphoribosylformylglycinamidine synthase I, with amino-acid sequence MDIAVIKFLGTNCDKDVCHTVKLAGGKPELVWFSETDLSRFNGAVIPGGFSYGDYLRAGAISSKTPVINGLKKMIDDGKPVLGICNGAQIGLEAGFSYGTLTNNINARFICKWVYIRVENNNTPFTKYYKKGEVLKIPIAHAEGRFYTDEDTLQEMYKKNMVVFKYCDENGEVTDEVNPNGSIDNIAGVCNENKNCVLLMPHPERASEKILGSDDGLNMFKAMISK; translated from the coding sequence ATGGACATTGCAGTTATAAAATTTTTAGGCACGAATTGTGATAAAGATGTATGTCATACCGTTAAATTGGCAGGTGGAAAACCAGAATTGGTATGGTTTTCTGAGACTGATTTGAGTAGATTTAACGGTGCAGTAATACCAGGTGGGTTTTCCTATGGGGACTATTTAAGAGCAGGTGCTATAAGCTCAAAAACACCTGTAATAAATGGATTAAAGAAGATGATTGATGATGGAAAACCTGTATTGGGTATATGTAACGGAGCTCAGATAGGATTGGAAGCAGGTTTTTCATACGGAACATTGACAAATAATATAAATGCAAGATTTATATGTAAATGGGTTTATATAAGGGTTGAAAACAATAACACACCATTCACAAAATACTATAAAAAAGGAGAAGTCCTAAAAATACCGATAGCTCATGCAGAAGGTAGGTTTTATACCGATGAGGATACACTCCAAGAGATGTATAAAAAGAATATGGTAGTATTTAAATACTGCGATGAAAATGGAGAAGTTACCGATGAGGTTAATCCAAATGGTTCAATTGATAATATCGCAGGCGTATGCAATGAAAATAAGAACTGTGTTTTATTAATGCCACATCCAGAAAGAGCAAGTGAAAAAATACTGGGTTCTGATGATGGATTAAACATGTTTAAAGCTATGATATCTAAGTAA
- a CDS encoding aspartate kinase, translating to MVTVMKFGGTSVGNGKRIRNVAKIVLNKKKEDKDVVVVTSAMTQITNSLVEISKQALDVRDIVKINNFIEEIKEKHENAIDNAINDDKIKDEVRKVIYSSIDELEKVLIGVAYLGELTPKSKDYILSFGERLSAPILSGAIRDLGNNSLFLTGGEAGIITNNNYGCARPLKLEVKERIIPLLNEGIIPVITGFIGGTENGEITTFGRGGSDYSAALVGAGLEADMVEIWTDVSGILTSDPRIVKNVRRIPKMSYIEAMELAYFGAKVLHPRTVEPLMEKNIPLRIKNTFEPENEGTLITNDQELSNNVIKAISAIKDVFLINIFGAGMVGVSGTAARIFSALGRANANVILITQGSSETNISIVIYGDGIEAENSIKELKKEFKDSPLIKDISIDNNVCVVSAVGAGMKGSKGIAGKLFTAVAESGANIKMIAQGSSEVNISFVIGEDELEKCLQTLHKTFIEK from the coding sequence GTGGTTACAGTAATGAAATTTGGCGGAACTTCCGTAGGTAACGGAAAAAGAATAAGAAATGTAGCAAAAATAGTGTTAAACAAAAAAAAGGAAGATAAAGATGTTGTGGTTGTAACCTCTGCAATGACTCAAATAACAAACTCCCTTGTAGAAATATCTAAACAAGCACTGGATGTAAGGGACATCGTTAAAATCAATAATTTTATAGAAGAGATAAAAGAAAAACATGAAAATGCCATAGACAATGCAATTAATGATGATAAGATAAAGGACGAGGTGAGAAAAGTAATTTACAGTTCAATAGATGAACTTGAAAAGGTATTAATAGGCGTGGCATATCTTGGAGAATTAACTCCAAAATCTAAGGATTACATACTTTCATTTGGTGAAAGATTATCAGCTCCAATTTTAAGCGGTGCTATTAGAGATTTGGGAAATAACTCATTATTTCTTACAGGTGGTGAAGCAGGCATCATAACCAATAATAATTACGGCTGTGCAAGACCCCTAAAATTAGAAGTTAAAGAGAGAATTATTCCTCTATTAAATGAAGGAATAATACCAGTAATCACGGGTTTTATAGGTGGAACAGAAAATGGAGAAATAACAACATTTGGAAGAGGAGGAAGTGATTACTCCGCTGCATTGGTAGGTGCAGGACTTGAAGCAGATATGGTTGAGATATGGACTGATGTTAGTGGAATACTCACCTCAGACCCAAGAATAGTAAAGAATGTTAGGAGAATTCCAAAAATGTCATATATTGAAGCTATGGAGCTCGCATACTTCGGTGCGAAGGTTCTTCATCCAAGAACAGTCGAACCTTTAATGGAGAAAAATATTCCATTAAGGATTAAGAATACATTTGAACCTGAAAACGAAGGGACATTAATTACAAATGACCAAGAATTAAGTAATAATGTTATAAAAGCCATATCTGCCATTAAAGATGTATTTTTAATAAATATATTTGGTGCAGGCATGGTTGGAGTAAGTGGCACAGCCGCAAGGATATTCTCAGCCCTTGGAAGAGCCAACGCAAATGTAATATTAATTACCCAAGGTTCATCAGAAACAAATATCTCCATTGTAATTTATGGGGATGGAATTGAAGCTGAAAATTCTATAAAAGAACTTAAAAAAGAGTTTAAAGACAGTCCATTAATAAAAGACATATCTATTGATAATAATGTCTGCGTAGTTTCAGCGGTTGGTGCAGGCATGAAAGGTTCCAAAGGCATAGCTGGAAAACTATTTACAGCAGTTGCTGAAAGTGGAGCAAATATAAAGATGATAGCCCAAGGTTCATCTGAGGTAAATATATCATTTGTAATTGGTGAGGATGAGCTCGAAAAATGTTTGCAAACACTCCATAAAACATTCATTGAAAAATAA
- a CDS encoding SDR family oxidoreductase has translation MGEKIAIIGLGMIGYELVKKYNDLGFKVHIITRSDKGFFDKYNYINNINKHFVDITNENKIKETIITINPDFVVNTAAITNVDLCETEREVAYKTNALAVKYVGEACKKLNIPLCHISTDYVFDGEKGDYIENDRINPINYYGWTKAEGEKILNELNHDLTSIVRISVPYCISPIKVNFLMWVLNTLKEGNKVNAVIDQWNTPTYVPELMEGIVKIHEKEVNGLLHFGGGEKVSRYEFALKVAEIFDLNKDLIKPIPSSELGWKANRPADTSLISKKSEKLLNIKLKKVDECLKEIKREYYNFP, from the coding sequence GTGGGAGAAAAAATAGCAATTATTGGCTTGGGCATGATAGGGTATGAGCTCGTAAAAAAATATAACGATTTGGGCTTCAAAGTTCATATAATTACACGAAGTGATAAAGGATTTTTTGACAAATACAATTATATAAATAATATAAATAAGCATTTTGTGGATATTACCAATGAAAATAAGATAAAAGAAACTATTATAACTATAAATCCTGATTTTGTTGTAAATACTGCGGCTATTACCAATGTGGATTTATGCGAAACTGAAAGAGAAGTTGCATATAAAACAAATGCCCTTGCCGTTAAATATGTTGGCGAAGCCTGTAAAAAGCTTAATATTCCATTATGCCACATATCCACAGACTATGTTTTTGATGGGGAAAAAGGTGATTATATTGAAAATGATAGAATAAATCCTATAAACTACTACGGATGGACAAAGGCAGAAGGAGAAAAGATTCTAAATGAATTAAATCACGATTTAACATCTATTGTAAGAATTTCTGTTCCTTACTGCATAAGTCCTATTAAAGTCAATTTCCTCATGTGGGTTTTAAATACCTTAAAAGAGGGAAATAAAGTAAATGCTGTAATTGACCAGTGGAATACACCAACTTATGTGCCTGAGCTCATGGAGGGAATTGTTAAAATTCATGAAAAAGAGGTTAATGGTCTATTGCACTTTGGAGGGGGCGAAAAGGTGAGCAGATATGAATTTGCCTTAAAGGTTGCTGAAATATTTGATTTAAATAAGGATTTGATAAAACCTATACCGAGCTCAGAATTAGGATGGAAAGCAAATCGACCAGCTGACACTTCATTAATCAGTAAAAAATCTGAAAAATTATTAAATATTAAATTAAAGAAAGTTGATGAATGTTTAAAGGAAATTAAAAGGGAGTATTATAATTTTCCATAA
- a CDS encoding (R)-citramalate synthase — protein MVRIFDTTLRDGEQTPGVSLTPNEKLEIALKLDELGVDIIEAGSAITSKGEREAIKLITSQNLNAEICSFVRALPVDIDYALECNVDSVHLVVPTSEIHMKYKLRKTKEETLESALKATEYAKEHGLIVELSAEDATRSDVSFLIELFNKGAELGADRACVCDTVGVLTPERSFELFKTLSENVSIPISAHCHNDFGMATANTISAIRGGAQECHLTVNGIGERAGNSSLEEVVMALHTLYNIKTNIKTEKLYETSRVVSRLMKLPVPPNKAIVGDNAFAHEAGIHVDGLVKNTQTYEPISPEAVGNRRRIILGKHSGKAALKYKLKLMGISLTNEEFEKVYDKIKNLGDLGKYISDIDLKTIINEVKGEIIKKKILLDELTVVSGNKITPVASIRLDFADECRKEQLIETAFGVGPVDAAINAIRKALSGVADITLEDYRVKSIGGGTDALVEVVVKLRRGHEVVEVKNSQGDIIRASVEAVMEGINLLI, from the coding sequence ATGGTAAGGATATTTGACACCACATTAAGAGATGGAGAACAAACTCCGGGGGTTTCTTTAACTCCAAATGAAAAACTTGAAATAGCTTTAAAATTGGATGAATTAGGGGTAGATATAATAGAGGCAGGAAGTGCTATAACCTCTAAGGGAGAGCGAGAAGCTATAAAACTTATAACCTCTCAAAATTTGAATGCTGAAATATGCTCATTTGTTAGAGCTCTGCCTGTTGATATAGATTATGCCCTTGAATGTAATGTAGACAGCGTTCATCTTGTGGTTCCAACATCGGAAATACACATGAAATATAAACTCAGAAAAACAAAAGAGGAAACACTTGAATCAGCATTAAAGGCTACTGAATATGCAAAAGAACATGGTTTAATTGTGGAGCTCTCAGCAGAAGATGCCACAAGAAGCGATGTATCATTTTTAATAGAGTTATTTAATAAAGGTGCAGAGTTGGGTGCAGATAGGGCATGCGTTTGTGATACCGTTGGGGTTTTAACGCCAGAAAGGTCTTTTGAATTATTTAAAACTCTAAGCGAAAATGTATCTATCCCCATATCTGCTCACTGTCATAATGATTTTGGAATGGCTACTGCCAATACAATTTCAGCCATAAGAGGGGGAGCTCAGGAGTGTCATCTTACAGTAAATGGAATAGGTGAAAGGGCAGGTAATTCCTCGTTGGAAGAGGTTGTAATGGCACTTCATACATTATACAATATTAAAACAAATATAAAAACTGAAAAGCTCTACGAAACATCCAGAGTTGTATCTAGGTTGATGAAACTTCCAGTTCCACCAAATAAGGCAATTGTGGGAGATAATGCTTTTGCCCATGAGGCAGGAATACATGTTGATGGACTTGTTAAAAACACTCAAACCTATGAACCTATATCTCCCGAAGCTGTTGGAAACAGAAGAAGAATAATACTTGGAAAACATAGTGGAAAGGCTGCCTTAAAATACAAACTTAAACTTATGGGCATATCACTAACAAATGAGGAATTTGAAAAGGTGTATGATAAAATAAAAAATCTTGGAGATTTAGGAAAATACATTTCAGATATTGATTTAAAAACCATAATAAACGAAGTTAAAGGAGAAATCATTAAGAAGAAAATATTGTTGGATGAGCTCACTGTGGTGTCAGGAAATAAAATTACACCAGTGGCTTCAATACGATTGGACTTTGCAGATGAATGCAGAAAAGAGCAACTTATAGAAACTGCATTTGGTGTTGGTCCAGTGGATGCTGCAATAAATGCCATAAGAAAGGCTTTGAGTGGTGTTGCAGATATTACATTGGAGGATTATCGTGTAAAATCCATCGGCGGTGGAACAGATGCCCTTGTTGAAGTGGTTGTTAAGTTGAGAAGAGGTCATGAAGTGGTTGAGGTTAAAAATTCTCAGGGAGATATTATAAGAGCATCGGTAGAAGCTGTAATGGAAGGTATAAATTTGCTGATTTAA
- the rfbB gene encoding dTDP-glucose 4,6-dehydratase — protein sequence MKMLVTGGAGFIGSNFIRYMLDKYKDLEIINLDKLGYGSNLENLKDITNKYNSRYSFVKGDINDFELVSKLIKEVDAVVNMAAETHVDRSISNPYSFLESNIMGVYTILEAVKKYNPDVNLVHVSTDEVYGDIEEGSFTENDRLMPSSPYSAGKAGGDMLVLGYARTYNLNAKITRCTNNYGPYQFPEKLIPKTIIRASKDLKIPIYGKGDNIRDWLYVLDHCSGIETVLEKGEKREVYNISSNNEKMNIDIAKMILELLNKPLDLIEFVEDRPGHDVRYSLDSSKLKELGWKPKYDFKEGLKETVNWYMDNEWWWKPLINEKVLSPTPWKLKW from the coding sequence ATGAAAATGTTGGTTACAGGTGGAGCAGGATTTATCGGTAGCAATTTTATACGATATATGTTGGATAAATACAAGGATTTAGAAATAATTAATCTCGATAAACTTGGATATGGTTCAAACTTGGAAAATTTAAAAGATATCACTAATAAATATAATTCAAGGTATTCTTTTGTTAAAGGGGATATAAACGATTTTGAATTGGTATCTAAGTTAATTAAAGAGGTAGATGCTGTTGTAAATATGGCGGCAGAAACTCATGTTGATAGAAGTATATCTAACCCTTATTCGTTTTTAGAAAGTAATATTATGGGCGTTTATACAATTTTAGAAGCTGTTAAAAAATACAATCCAGATGTCAATCTTGTTCATGTGAGCACGGATGAGGTATATGGCGATATTGAAGAGGGTTCATTTACAGAGAATGATAGGTTAATGCCTTCATCTCCATATTCAGCAGGTAAAGCTGGGGGAGATATGCTTGTTTTGGGTTATGCAAGAACCTATAACTTAAATGCAAAGATAACAAGATGTACAAATAACTACGGTCCATATCAGTTTCCAGAGAAATTAATTCCAAAAACTATAATTAGGGCAAGTAAAGATTTAAAAATCCCAATATATGGTAAAGGAGACAATATTAGAGATTGGCTTTATGTGTTAGACCATTGCAGCGGAATTGAAACAGTTTTGGAAAAGGGAGAAAAAAGAGAGGTTTACAATATCTCTTCAAATAATGAAAAAATGAATATCGATATTGCTAAAATGATATTGGAGCTCCTAAATAAACCATTAGATTTGATAGAATTTGTAGAAGATAGACCAGGACATGATGTTAGATACAGTTTAGATTCTTCAAAATTGAAGGAGCTTGGATGGAAACCAAAATATGATTTTAAAGAGGGGTTAAAAGAAACTGTCAATTGGTATATGGACAACGAATGGTGGTGGAAACCCTTAATTAATGAAAAGGTTCTTTCACCTACTCCTTGGAAATTGAAATGGTGA
- a CDS encoding histone family protein codes for MIPKGTVKRLMKENTDMNISAESVEKLVEILQEYIVTTTKMAEDNARKDKRKTIKARDIENCDEERLRVKIMEIADRTEKVNILTKEFLKVLASELLRE; via the coding sequence ATGATACCAAAAGGTACAGTTAAGAGACTGATGAAGGAAAACACCGATATGAATATATCCGCTGAATCAGTTGAGAAACTTGTGGAAATATTGCAGGAATATATCGTAACCACAACAAAAATGGCAGAGGATAACGCAAGAAAAGATAAAAGAAAAACTATTAAAGCAAGAGACATTGAAAACTGTGATGAAGAGAGGTTGAGAGTAAAAATTATGGAAATTGCAGATAGGACTGAAAAAGTAAATATATTGACAAAAGAATTTTTAAAGGTTTTAGCCTCTGAATTATTGAGGGAATAA
- a CDS encoding CBS domain-containing protein — MLNEPVIEIATKDVITVTPDTPISKAIGIMDNNHFHNLVVMDNDENIYMVTIHDLLLASSLNETVESLMFKPHCIDQNTPVMDAVCEILDCGQRAAPIVDEKGKLVGIITDYDIMKRAGESELLKDVKVTKIMSRSPITIDKDESIGKARSLMRKYNIGRLIVLDKEGNPTGIVTEDDIIRKVFKPKKKMTVGELAGEKVPRMAQPVHIIMNSPIITADIDSSVANVAKLMEKHDIRGVPITKKGTLRGIVTRIDIMKYIKNLREESVIEVMLQGEFDEDMKELAERILMTEVKKIAKQSKRLHWIKIAVKKEHDKGGAPYYTVNVYVKTPRKLYVAEGKPKLSTTKRMEMDGEDIQLVVEKQRWDFIEVLKDALDSVIKQMEIDKEKSHPKNNKRILE, encoded by the coding sequence ATGTTAAATGAACCTGTAATAGAAATAGCAACAAAAGATGTAATTACAGTTACGCCAGATACTCCAATATCAAAGGCAATAGGAATAATGGATAATAATCACTTCCATAATTTAGTAGTTATGGATAACGATGAAAATATATACATGGTAACGATACATGACTTACTTTTAGCATCGTCATTAAATGAAACTGTTGAATCTTTAATGTTTAAACCACACTGTATTGACCAAAACACACCAGTAATGGATGCAGTATGTGAAATACTAGATTGTGGTCAAAGGGCTGCACCTATTGTAGATGAAAAAGGAAAATTGGTAGGAATTATAACGGATTATGACATAATGAAAAGAGCTGGAGAATCGGAGCTCCTAAAAGATGTAAAAGTAACTAAAATTATGTCAAGAAGTCCAATTACCATTGATAAAGATGAGAGTATAGGTAAAGCTAGAAGTTTAATGAGAAAATATAACATAGGAAGATTGATTGTTCTCGATAAAGAGGGAAATCCAACAGGTATAGTTACAGAAGATGACATTATAAGAAAGGTATTTAAACCTAAGAAAAAAATGACTGTTGGAGAACTTGCAGGAGAAAAAGTTCCAAGAATGGCTCAACCTGTACATATAATAATGAACTCTCCAATAATAACTGCGGACATAGACTCATCAGTTGCTAATGTGGCAAAGTTGATGGAAAAACACGACATTAGGGGTGTTCCAATTACTAAAAAAGGAACATTAAGAGGAATTGTTACAAGAATCGACATAATGAAATATATAAAGAATTTAAGGGAAGAATCTGTAATTGAAGTAATGCTTCAAGGCGAATTTGACGAAGATATGAAGGAGCTCGCAGAAAGAATATTAATGACGGAAGTTAAAAAGATAGCAAAACAGTCTAAAAGGCTTCATTGGATTAAAATCGCTGTAAAGAAAGAACACGATAAAGGAGGAGCTCCGTATTATACAGTTAATGTATATGTAAAAACTCCAAGAAAACTTTATGTTGCAGAAGGAAAACCTAAATTATCCACCACAAAAAGAATGGAAATGGATGGGGAAGATATCCAGCTTGTAGTTGAAAAACAAAGATGGGATTTCATAGAAGTATTAAAAGATGCCTTAGATTCAGTTATAAAACAGATGGAAATAGATAAAGAAAAAAGCCATCCAAAAAACAATAAAAGGATATTAGAATAA
- the gatB gene encoding Asp-tRNA(Asn)/Glu-tRNA(Gln) amidotransferase subunit GatB codes for MDENVSMKCGLEIHVQVDTKSKLFCRCPTNYKDVPPNTNICPVCIAHPGARPMPPNKKAVDVAIMVAKMLGCEIVLDKDIYFQRKHYSYPDLPSGYQRTSVPIGVNGNFLGVGITEVHLEEDPGQYKPDLGLVDYNRSGTPLIEVVSEPDIKSPEEAREFLKQLLRLFRYIGHLRGEGTMRADVNISVNYNGIQGNRVEVKNVNSIRGVYKVLKYEFIRQKNILRRGGEIKRETRAYMESQMITKGMRSKETADDYRYIPDPDIQPIVIDEKWLKEVESQMPETPMEKEKRFVEQYHVKMEDAKVLVSDLALADVFEKVVNELGVNEENVNLAVIWIRNELRRVLSYNKIDFFESNLKPEHLTELIKLITDKTISQKIGKKVIEIMVENRGEKSPKDIISELGLTVITSDDVLENACDEAIKNNPQAVQDYLNGNKVALNFLMGQVMKLTRGRAEPKKVVEILKKKL; via the coding sequence ATGGATGAAAATGTATCTATGAAATGCGGATTAGAAATACATGTTCAGGTCGATACAAAATCTAAATTATTTTGCAGATGCCCTACAAATTATAAAGATGTTCCACCAAACACAAATATTTGTCCAGTATGTATTGCACATCCCGGAGCTCGCCCAATGCCACCAAATAAAAAGGCAGTAGATGTGGCTATTATGGTGGCTAAAATGCTTGGATGTGAAATAGTTTTAGATAAAGATATTTATTTCCAGAGGAAACATTACAGTTATCCTGATTTACCAAGTGGATATCAAAGAACATCCGTTCCAATAGGTGTAAATGGGAATTTTTTAGGCGTAGGTATTACTGAGGTGCATCTTGAAGAAGACCCAGGACAGTACAAACCTGATTTAGGATTGGTAGATTACAACAGAAGCGGAACTCCACTTATTGAGGTGGTATCTGAACCAGACATAAAAAGTCCTGAGGAAGCGAGAGAATTTTTAAAACAGCTCCTTAGATTATTTAGATATATCGGTCATTTGAGAGGAGAAGGAACAATGAGGGCAGATGTAAATATATCTGTCAATTACAACGGCATCCAAGGAAACAGGGTTGAGGTAAAAAATGTTAATTCCATAAGGGGAGTATATAAGGTTTTGAAGTATGAGTTTATCAGACAGAAAAATATACTCAGAAGAGGGGGAGAAATTAAGCGAGAAACTAGGGCTTATATGGAATCCCAAATGATTACAAAAGGAATGAGAAGCAAAGAAACCGCAGATGATTACAGATATATTCCAGACCCCGATATCCAACCTATTGTAATAGATGAAAAATGGTTAAAAGAAGTAGAATCCCAAATGCCAGAAACACCAATGGAGAAGGAAAAAAGATTTGTAGAGCAATACCATGTAAAAATGGAAGATGCTAAGGTGCTTGTTTCTGATTTGGCTCTTGCAGATGTATTTGAAAAAGTTGTAAATGAACTCGGAGTAAATGAGGAAAATGTAAATCTTGCAGTAATTTGGATAAGAAATGAATTGAGAAGGGTATTGTCATATAATAAAATAGATTTCTTTGAAAGTAATTTAAAACCTGAACATCTAACCGAATTGATAAAATTGATAACAGATAAAACCATAAGTCAAAAAATCGGTAAAAAGGTAATTGAAATAATGGTTGAAAACAGGGGTGAAAAATCACCAAAAGATATTATATCGGAGCTCGGATTAACAGTAATTACCTCAGATGATGTGCTTGAAAATGCCTGTGATGAAGCCATAAAAAACAATCCTCAGGCAGTGCAGGATTATTTAAATGGAAATAAGGTTGCACTTAACTTCCTAATGGGACAGGTAATGAAATTAACAAGAGGAAGAGCAGAGCCTAAAAAGGTCGTAGAAATTCTAAAAAAGAAATTATAA
- a CDS encoding energy-coupling factor ABC transporter ATP-binding protein, with translation MNNEGKEKKEVIFSLNNVGYTYPDGTVALENINMKIYKGEILAIIGSNGAGKTTLLKIIDGLEFPDSGEIYFEGEKLTEKKLRNKEFMKYFRSKVGFVFQDPDIMLFSPTVWDDVAFGPLHLYSKEEALDLTEKTIDELKITNLKDRHPYNISGGEKKKASIASVLSMIPDVILMDEPASYLDPRNKRYIKELIKELNKKSKTIVFVSHDPSLVSIADRCYVLNKTIVYEGSPKEVFSNIELLKNENLDVPEIAKLFKRLQDKFGNEVIPYIPINEDEACELMEKLMKNFKK, from the coding sequence ATGAATAATGAGGGAAAGGAGAAGAAAGAAGTAATATTCTCATTAAACAATGTTGGTTATACATATCCCGATGGAACCGTAGCATTGGAAAATATTAATATGAAAATATATAAGGGAGAAATTTTAGCAATAATTGGGTCAAATGGTGCAGGAAAAACCACATTGTTAAAAATAATCGATGGTTTGGAATTTCCAGATAGTGGGGAAATATATTTTGAAGGAGAAAAACTTACAGAAAAAAAACTTAGAAATAAAGAATTTATGAAGTATTTTAGAAGTAAAGTAGGATTTGTTTTTCAAGACCCCGATATCATGCTTTTCAGTCCAACAGTTTGGGACGATGTAGCATTTGGACCTTTACATCTATATTCTAAGGAGGAAGCATTGGACCTTACAGAAAAAACAATAGATGAATTAAAAATAACCAATTTAAAAGACAGACATCCCTACAATATAAGTGGTGGAGAAAAAAAGAAAGCTTCAATAGCATCTGTTTTATCAATGATACCTGATGTTATCCTTATGGATGAGCCTGCTTCCTATTTAGACCCGAGAAATAAAAGATATATAAAAGAATTAATAAAAGAATTAAATAAAAAATCAAAAACTATTGTATTTGTATCACATGACCCGAGTTTAGTGTCTATTGCCGACAGATGTTATGTTTTAAACAAAACTATTGTTTATGAAGGTTCTCCAAAAGAGGTATTCTCAAATATAGAGCTCCTAAAAAATGAAAATTTGGATGTTCCAGAAATAGCAAAATTATTTAAAAGACTTCAAGATAAATTTGGAAACGAAGTAATACCCTATATACCAATAAATGAAGATGAAGCATGTGAGCTCATGGAAAAACTTATGAAAAATTTTAAAAAATGA